One Papaver somniferum cultivar HN1 chromosome 10, ASM357369v1, whole genome shotgun sequence genomic window carries:
- the LOC113316993 gene encoding type IV inositol polyphosphate 5-phosphatase 7-like — MREDGYTKKSKFSWSKSLVRKWFNIKTKAQDFHADVVYGGGNREWNNSYSEMEACTIKKSRTERLNRKNFDGVRRGKLDLDAAQVTDVQNHSIFVATWNVGGKSPPSHLNLEDWLHTSPPADIYVLGFQEIVPLNAGNVLGAEDNGPARKWLALIRKTLNNLPGTSGNGCCYTPSPVPDPVVELDADFEGSTRQKASSFFHRRSFQSLSHSMRMDNDMLVSQPRLDRRYSVCDRVMFGNRPSDYDPNYRWGSSDEENVPEDSPSTVYSPMSFGGSNSMEHREKSSGNSRYCLISSKQMVGIFLTVWVRSELTDAVRNIKVSCIGRGLMGYLGNKGSISVSMSLHQTSFCFVCSHLTSGQKEGDELRRNSDVMEILRKTRFPRVHGLGDERSPETIMDHDRVIWLGDLNYRIALSYRSAKALVEMHNWRALLQNDQLRIEQKRGRVFEGWSEGRIYFPPTYKYSNNSDRYAGDDAHNKEKRRTPAWCDRILWHGRGIRQLSYVRGESRFSDHRPVYSIFTAEVESINHSQIKRSASCTSSRIEVEELLPHSRGYTELNFF, encoded by the exons ATGAGGGAAGATGGATATACAAAGAAGAGTAAGTTTTCATGGTCCAAAAGTCTTGTTAGAAAATGGTTTAATATCAAGACTAAAGCTCAGGACTTCCATGCCGATGTTGTCTATGGAG GTGGTAATAGAGAGTGGAACAACAGTTACTCAGAGATGGAGGCATGCACTATCAAGAAAAGCAGAACAG AGAGATTGAATAGGAAAAACTTTGATGGTGTTAGGAGAGGAAAGCTTGATCTTGATGCTGCTCAAGTTACTGATGTCCAAAATCACAG TATCTTTGTAGCTACATGGAATGTAGGTGGAAAATCTCCACCAAGTCACTTGAATTTAGAAGATTGGCTTCATACTTCACCTCCTGCTGATATCTATGTTCTTGGCTTTCAAGAGATTGTTCCATTGAATGCTGGCAATGTTTTGGGAGCAGAAGATAATGGTCCTGCAAGAAAATGGCTAGCACTTATCCGTAAAACTCTGAACAATCTTCCGGGAACTAGTGGAAATGGTTGTTGTTACACGCCTTCACCTGTCCCTGATCCCGTGGTAGAATTAGATGCTGATTTTGAAGGATCAACAAGACAAAAAGCTTCTTCATTTTTTCATCGTCGGTCATTTCAATCCTTAAGTCATAGTATGAGAATGGATAATGATATGTTGGTCTCACAGCCACGACTTGATCGGAGATATAGTGTCTGTGATCGTGTTATGTTTGGAAATAGACCAAGTGATTATGACCCAAATTATAGATGGGGTTCATCCGATGAGGAAAACGTACCTGAGGATTCACCTAGTACTGTTTACTCGCCAATGTCTTTTGGTGGATCAAATTCTATGGAGCATAGAGAGAAATCATCAGGGAATTCGAGGTATTGTTTGATCTCTAGTAAGCAGATGGTTGGGATATTTTTAACAGTGTGGGTAAGGAGTGAGTTAACTGATGCTGTTCGAAACATTAAAGTCTCTTGCATTGGCAGAGGACTAATGGGATATCTTGGGAATAAG GGTTCCATTTCGGTCAGTATGTCCTTGCACCAAACAAGCTTTTGCTTCGTGTGTAGTCATTTAACCTCTGGGCAGAAGGAGGGGGATGAGCTACGACGGAATTCTGATGTTATGGAGATATTAAGAAAAACGAGGTTTCCACGTGTTCATGGACTAGGAGATGAGAGATCCCCGGAAACGATTATGGATCATGA TCGAGTAATTTGGCTTGGAGATTTGAACTACCGTATTGCCCTCTCTTACCGTTCTGCGAAGGCACTTGTTGAGATGCACAATTGGAGGGCACTGCTACAAAACGATCAG TTACGCATAGAGCAAAAGCGGGGTCGTGTGTTTGAAGGATGGAGCGAAGGGAGGATATATTTCCCTCCAACATACAAGTACTCGAATAACTCAGATAGATATGCAGGGGATGACGCCCACAACAAGGAAAAACGGCGAACTCCGGCATG GTGTGATCGCATTTTGTGGCATGGAAGAGGCATCCGGCAATTATCTTATGTTCGTGGCGAGTCAAGGTTCTCAGATCACCGGCCAGTTTATAGTATCTTTACTGCCGAGgttgaatcaatcaatcatagtcaAATTAAGAGAAGTGCGAGCTGCACAAGTTCTCGGATTGAGGTCGAAGAACTTTTACCTCACTCACGTGGATATACTGAGCTTAATTTCTTCTGA